The Glycine soja cultivar W05 chromosome 8, ASM419377v2, whole genome shotgun sequence genome has a window encoding:
- the LOC114421800 gene encoding mitoferrin-like: MKELSQTQSVVVHGIAGAGSVALATAFTYPLDSIKVLIQVGSSTGKELDPAQALTRLLSVSGNAGLFNGFGWLLAGRIFGLGARFGVYEILTAFYKDGRENNYLFASEALLAGVVAGAVEAVISSPFELIKLRMQVTAASYVPSSNFALEKGARSPLIARLLHGRYPDKRALDLYVGLISILKTKNTNVTSALLEYPWTMTGSGRPPSVSNVRRPSDIISLEGWRTFWRGLRPGIVRDSVFSGIFFSTWQFLHQAMLDWKAVGMDPPPRLNEEVGPLSPLTVSLTAGFSASVAAAASHSFDTTRSRSQCTVLPKYISMERKILKWKRPGTKFERITGIHPSDRGVLFRGIGWRMARSGLASFIIVGSYLFVADQLGSSLT, from the exons ATGAAGGAGTTATCTCAGACCCAGAGTGTTGTTGTCCATGGGATTGCTGGTGCTGGTTCAGTGGCTTTAGCCACTGCCTTCACTTATCCTCTCGACAGCATCAAAGTCCTCATTCAG GTTGGTTCCAGCACCGGTAAAGAATTGGACCCTGCCCAGGCTTTGACGAGACTACTCTCTGTGTCCGGCAATGCAG GTTTGTTTAATGGTTTTGGCTGGTTGTTGGCTGGAAGGATTTTTGGTCTGGGAGCACGATTTGGGGTTTACGAAATCCTGACTGCCTTTTATAAAG ATGGTcgggaaaataattatttgtttgcTTCTGAGGCTCTTTTGGCTGGCGTGGTAGCTGGTGCCGTTGAGGCAGTCATAAGCTCTCCATTCGAACTCATCAAGCTTCGTATGCAAGTTACTGCTGCTTCATATGTTCCAAGCTCCAACTTTGCTTTGGAAAAGGGGGCTCGTTCACCTTTAATTGCAAGATTACTTCATGGCCGTTATCCAGACAAGAGGGCATTGGACCTATATGTTGGTCTCATCTCCATCctaaaaaccaaaaatacaaACGTGACCAGTGCCTTGCTAGAGTATCCATGGACAATGACAGGATCTGGGAGGCCACCATCAGTTTCCAATGTCAGGAGACCATCTGACATTATATCTTTGGAAGGATGGAGGACATTTTGGAGAGGACTCCGTCCTGGAATTGTCCGAGATTCTGTGTTTAGCGGCATATTTTTTTCGACCTGGCAATTTCTGCACCAAGCAATGCTAGATTGGAAGGCTGTAGGGATGGATCCTCCACCCAG GTTAAATGAAGAAGTCGGTCCATTGTCTCCTTTGACTGTTAGTCTTACTGCTGGATTCTCAGCTTCagttgctgctgctgcttcACATAGTTTTGATACTACAAGAAGTAGATCACAATGTACTGTGCTGCCAAAG TACATCTCCATGGAGAGAAAGATTCTGAAGTGGAAACGACCAGGAACCAAGTTTGAAAGAATTACTGGCATCCATCCTTCTGACAGAGGTGTCTTGTTCCGTGGTATTGGTTGGCGAATGGCTCGCTCTGGGCTGGCATCATTCATTATTGTAGGAAGTTATTTATTTGTTGCTGATCAGCTTGGTTCTAGTTTGACTTAA
- the LOC114422884 gene encoding 60S ribosomal protein L44 — MVNVPKTKKTYCKSKECRKHTLHKVTQYKKGKDSIAAQGKRRYDRKQSGYGGQTKPVFHKKAKTTKKIVLRLQCQGCKHVSQHAIKRCKHFEIGGDKKGKGTSLF, encoded by the exons ATG GTGAACGTTCCGAAGACAAAGAAGACCTACTGCAAGAGCAAGGAGTGCAGGAAGCACACGCTCCACAAGGTCACCCAATACAAGAAGGGCAAGGACAGCATCGCCGCTCAGGGAAAACGCCGTTATGACCGCAAACAGTCCGGTTACGGTGGCCAGACTAAGCCCGTTTTCCACAAAAAG GCCAAAACCACCAAGAAAATTGTGTTGAGGCTCCAGTGTCAGGGATGCAAGCATGTCTCGCAGCACGCTATCAAG AGGTGCAAGCATTTTGAGATCGGTGGTGACAAGAAGGGAAAAGGAACCTCTCTGTTCTAG